A region of Mammaliicoccus sp. Dog046 DNA encodes the following proteins:
- a CDS encoding methionine ABC transporter permease, whose product MFGSSLDSSQLIDSIYQTLYMVTVSLVLGALIGIPLGILLVITRKKGIWENKIIYYVLNPIINIFRSLPFIILLIAIVPFTKLIVGSSIGTSAAIVPLTVYVAPYIARLVENSLLEVNAGVIEAAHSMGASPFQIIRYFLLPEALGSLILALTTSIIGLIGATAMAGAVGGGGIGDLALAYGYQRFDTIVIVITVVILVIMVQVIQSLGNVLSRLVRRN is encoded by the coding sequence ATGTTCGGTTCGTCATTAGATTCATCTCAATTAATAGATTCAATTTACCAAACATTATACATGGTTACCGTTTCTTTAGTGTTAGGTGCATTAATCGGTATCCCATTAGGTATTCTATTAGTGATTACGAGGAAAAAGGGCATATGGGAAAATAAAATCATTTATTACGTGCTTAATCCGATAATAAATATTTTTAGGTCATTGCCATTTATTATATTACTCATCGCAATTGTGCCATTTACGAAATTAATCGTAGGTAGCTCGATAGGGACGTCTGCAGCTATTGTCCCATTAACTGTTTATGTTGCCCCGTATATTGCAAGACTCGTTGAAAATTCATTATTAGAAGTGAATGCGGGTGTCATAGAAGCAGCACATTCAATGGGTGCTTCACCGTTTCAAATTATTAGGTACTTTTTATTACCAGAAGCTTTAGGTTCGTTAATCTTAGCATTAACGACATCAATCATAGGACTTATCGGTGCAACAGCAATGGCAGGCGCTGTTGGTGGCGGTGGTATAGGCGATTTAGCACTCGCATATGGCTATCAAAGGTTTGATACGATTGTCATCGTTATTACAGTCGTTATTCTCGTTATTATGGTTCAAGTGATTCAATCGTTAGGAAATGTACTTTCAAGACTTGTTAGAAGAAATTAA
- a CDS encoding CHAP domain-containing protein yields the protein MKKLTTTAIITTGLATTIIGHGEEASADTFNNVQTPEQSQSFHSNYNNSFNSNHSNNYNQNYNTSNMNQSDSLTSYSQTSTEQTSTEQTSTKSTSSSSANLYTPGQCTYYVFDKKQADGEPISSTWGNANQWAANAAADGYTVDNTPKEGSILQSTAGAYGHVAYVENVNSDGSVEVSEMNYEGEGVVSSRTISASEAGSYNYIH from the coding sequence ATGAAAAAATTAACAACTACAGCAATTATTACTACAGGTTTAGCAACAACTATTATCGGACATGGAGAAGAAGCATCAGCGGATACGTTTAACAACGTTCAAACGCCTGAACAATCTCAAAGTTTCCATAGCAACTATAATAATAGCTTTAATAGTAACCACTCTAATAACTATAACCAAAATTACAATACTTCAAACATGAATCAATCAGATTCATTAACATCATATTCACAAACATCAACTGAGCAAACTTCAACTGAACAAACATCAACTAAATCAACGAGCTCATCATCAGCTAACTTATATACGCCAGGTCAATGTACTTACTACGTATTCGATAAAAAACAAGCTGATGGAGAACCTATCAGCTCAACATGGGGTAATGCAAACCAATGGGCAGCAAATGCGGCAGCTGATGGATACACAGTAGATAACACACCTAAAGAAGGATCAATCTTACAAAGTACTGCTGGAGCATATGGACACGTAGCATACGTTGAAAATGTTAACTCTGACGGTAGCGTAGAAGTTTCTGAAATGAACTACGAAGGTGAAGGTGTTGTATCTTCTCGTACAATCTCAGCTTCTGAAGCTGGTTCATACAACTACATTCACTAA
- a CDS encoding CHAP domain-containing protein, with amino-acid sequence MKKLATAAIATAGIATYMAHDADAAENTQGYNPNDPYSYSYNYTIDQSGNYNYTWEGNWNPSSHYGNQAQQQVSNNNATSNTNASSNTNYSQPAFNAAPNGGGYGETNNTTSSNQNNNNVHVTTSNSSSDVKTSTTSTSRPSTGGGANLYTAGQCTYYAFSKRPDLGSTWGNANNWANAAAQSGYTVNNSPKAGAVLQTTAGGYGHVAYVDKVNSDGSIQLSEMNYQGVGVVSTRTISASAAGSYNYIH; translated from the coding sequence ATGAAAAAATTAGCAACAGCAGCTATCGCAACAGCAGGAATCGCAACTTACATGGCACATGACGCGGATGCAGCAGAAAACACACAAGGATATAATCCAAACGATCCATATTCTTATTCTTACAATTACACAATCGATCAATCAGGTAACTACAACTATACTTGGGAAGGTAACTGGAATCCATCATCTCATTATGGTAACCAAGCTCAACAACAAGTATCTAACAATAACGCAACTTCAAATACTAATGCTTCATCAAATACAAACTATTCACAACCAGCATTCAATGCTGCACCAAATGGTGGCGGTTATGGAGAAACAAATAACACAACTTCTTCAAACCAAAATAACAATAACGTACACGTAACTACTTCAAACAGTAGTTCAGATGTTAAAACATCTACAACTTCAACTTCACGTCCATCAACTGGCGGCGGAGCTAACTTATACACTGCTGGACAATGTACTTACTATGCATTCAGCAAACGTCCTGACTTAGGAAGCACTTGGGGAAATGCAAATAACTGGGCTAATGCAGCAGCACAATCTGGTTACACTGTAAACAACTCTCCAAAAGCAGGAGCAGTATTACAAACTACAGCTGGTGGTTACGGTCACGTAGCATACGTTGACAAAGTAAACTCTGACGGTTCAATCCAATTATCAGAAATGAACTACCAAGGTGTTGGTGTTGTTTCAACTCGTACTATCTCAGCTTCAGCAGCTGGTTCTTATAACTACATTCACTAA
- a CDS encoding methionine ABC transporter ATP-binding protein translates to MIEFKNVNKIFQQKNSKIQALDDVSFKVEPQDIFGVIGYSGAGKSTLIRLVNVLEEKTSGEVIVDGHDVNRYSKKELQSVKKQIGMIFQHFNLLNSKTVFNNVAMPLILQGKSKKDIKEKVNELLAFVGLEDKGKQYPNELSGGQKQRVAIARALVTDPKILLCDEATSALDPATTDSILKLLKRVNEQFGVTILLITHEMSVIQKICNKVAVMESGKVIEMGAVLDVFSHPETETAKNFVSTVITTDISPNLRKLIKTDQDAVDIKLYIDGEQVTQSIINDLITKCQVQINVLFASMSDIQGIPVGYLTLRLKGEQAAIQNSFQYLKEAQIEFEEVDA, encoded by the coding sequence ATGATAGAGTTTAAAAATGTAAATAAAATTTTCCAACAAAAGAATTCTAAAATACAAGCTTTAGATGATGTGAGCTTCAAAGTTGAACCACAAGATATATTTGGTGTCATTGGATATAGTGGTGCAGGTAAGAGTACATTAATTAGGCTTGTAAATGTGTTGGAAGAAAAAACATCGGGAGAAGTGATTGTAGATGGTCATGACGTCAATCGCTATTCGAAGAAAGAACTGCAAAGTGTAAAGAAACAAATAGGAATGATTTTTCAGCATTTTAACTTATTAAATTCTAAGACGGTCTTTAATAATGTGGCAATGCCTTTAATACTTCAAGGTAAAAGCAAGAAAGATATTAAAGAGAAAGTAAATGAGTTGTTAGCATTTGTAGGATTAGAAGATAAAGGGAAACAATATCCTAACGAATTATCTGGTGGTCAAAAGCAAAGAGTAGCAATTGCACGTGCATTGGTTACTGATCCGAAGATTTTGTTATGTGATGAAGCAACAAGTGCATTAGATCCAGCGACAACAGATTCCATATTGAAATTGTTAAAAAGAGTGAATGAACAATTTGGCGTTACCATACTGCTAATTACACATGAAATGAGTGTCATTCAGAAGATATGTAACAAAGTAGCTGTAATGGAAAGTGGGAAAGTCATAGAAATGGGCGCTGTTCTAGATGTATTTAGTCATCCAGAAACTGAAACAGCTAAGAATTTTGTATCTACTGTAATTACAACAGATATTTCACCGAATTTACGTAAATTGATTAAGACAGATCAAGATGCAGTTGATATTAAATTATACATAGATGGTGAGCAAGTGACGCAATCCATTATCAATGATTTGATTACGAAGTGTCAGGTGCAGATTAATGTTCTATTTGCTTCGATGTCAGATATACAAGGTATTCCTGTAGGTTATTTAACTTTACGTTTAAAAGGAGAACAAGCAGCTATTCAAAATAGTTTTCAATATTTGAAGGAAGCTCAAATCGAATTTGAGGAGGTTGATGCGTAA
- a CDS encoding DUF485 domain-containing protein has translation MVEHDYGRIAEDPKFKALVKKRNAFIFPISIFFIVATLLFPVLTSYTEILNTVAFWNISWAWIYALLLFVMVWTLVTLYMRKAKSFDKDAQELLKTYREEQQR, from the coding sequence ATGGTTGAGCATGATTATGGGAGAATTGCTGAGGATCCTAAATTTAAGGCGCTTGTTAAAAAGAGAAATGCATTTATCTTTCCGATTTCTATCTTTTTTATTGTTGCCACACTTTTATTCCCAGTATTAACGAGTTACACAGAGATTTTAAATACCGTTGCATTTTGGAACATATCTTGGGCATGGATTTATGCATTATTACTTTTTGTTATGGTTTGGACACTCGTGACGCTTTATATGCGAAAAGCTAAAAGTTTCGATAAAGATGCACAGGAATTATTAAAAACTTATAGAGAGGAGCAACAAAGATGA
- a CDS encoding cation:dicarboxylate symporter family transporter, with translation MKKPRKRYISLPTQILIALILGVVVGYFLHGQDHLIKFIQPVGDVFLNLIKMIVIPIVFCSLALSISNVGDMHTVGRYGWKTILYFEIITTVAIGLGMIFGNLFKPGLGLDASKLPKGDISKYEQSADAAEKSTYGNHVIDTIVHIIPTNIFEALTAGELLPIIFFAVFFGLAIAAIGEKGQPVKDVLNGSLEAVFWMIHRILRLAPYGVFAFICVTIMTFGLSALLPLGKLMAVVTGAIVFFIIVVLGIVAKICGVNIFHIIIILKDELLLAFSTSSSETVLPSVMEKMEKFGAPKDIVSFVVPTGYTFNLDGSALYQSIAALFVAQMYGVHLSLAEQLILMFTLMITSKGMAAVPGTSIVVLLTTLGSMGLNPQGLALIIGIDRLLDMMRTCVNVVGNSLSTIVIAKWEDKYDHEKGKAYFQTYKKS, from the coding sequence ATTAAAAAACCGAGAAAAAGATATATAAGTTTGCCTACTCAAATCTTAATAGCATTAATACTTGGTGTTGTAGTAGGTTATTTTTTACATGGTCAAGATCACCTTATTAAATTCATACAACCTGTCGGCGATGTATTCTTAAACTTAATCAAAATGATCGTAATACCAATTGTATTCTGTTCATTAGCATTATCAATCTCTAATGTAGGCGATATGCATACAGTTGGACGTTATGGTTGGAAAACGATTTTATACTTTGAAATCATCACGACTGTCGCGATTGGATTAGGTATGATATTTGGTAATCTATTCAAACCTGGTCTTGGGTTAGATGCTTCTAAACTACCTAAAGGTGATATTTCTAAATATGAACAATCGGCAGATGCTGCTGAGAAATCTACTTACGGAAATCATGTGATTGACACTATCGTACACATTATTCCAACAAATATTTTCGAAGCATTAACTGCTGGCGAATTACTACCGATTATATTCTTTGCGGTATTCTTCGGACTTGCGATTGCTGCAATCGGAGAAAAGGGGCAGCCCGTTAAAGATGTATTAAACGGTTCACTAGAAGCCGTATTCTGGATGATACATAGAATATTAAGACTTGCACCTTATGGGGTGTTCGCATTTATCTGTGTTACCATTATGACTTTCGGTTTATCAGCATTACTACCATTAGGTAAATTAATGGCTGTAGTTACAGGCGCAATCGTATTCTTTATTATTGTCGTTTTAGGTATCGTTGCTAAAATATGTGGTGTTAACATATTCCACATTATCATCATACTTAAAGACGAATTGTTACTTGCTTTCTCAACTTCAAGTTCAGAAACAGTATTGCCTTCAGTAATGGAGAAAATGGAGAAATTCGGTGCACCAAAAGACATTGTTTCATTCGTTGTACCTACAGGTTATACATTTAACTTAGATGGCTCAGCTTTATACCAATCTATCGCTGCACTATTTGTAGCACAGATGTACGGTGTGCATTTATCACTTGCTGAACAACTTATTTTAATGTTTACATTAATGATTACTTCTAAAGGTATGGCAGCCGTTCCTGGTACTTCTATAGTTGTATTATTAACAACTTTAGGATCTATGGGACTTAATCCTCAAGGTCTTGCACTTATCATCGGTATCGATAGATTACTCGATATGATGAGAACTTGTGTGAACGTTGTAGGTAACTCATTATCAACAATTGTCATTGCTAAATGGGAAGATAAATATGATCACGAAAAAGGTAAAGCATATTTCCAGACTTATAAAAAATCATAG
- the gmpC gene encoding dipeptide ABC transporter glycylmethionine-binding lipoprotein, with protein sequence MKKVLTLLVALVVLLAACGDKKDDKKVTIGIASNDTAVWDKVKELAKKDGIDIEIKQFSDYNVPNKALSDGDIDLNSFQHFAFLDQFEKANKGTDITPIRTTVFAPLGIYSKKVKNIKDLKEGAKVVIPNDVSNQARALKLLEKAGYIKLDKDFGLDGGPKNIIENKKKLDIKAVDAQQTARAIDEVDISIINNGVASKAGLDPKKDPIYLEDPDANAAKPYINFIAANTKDKDNKTYKKIADLYHSEEAKDALKEDTKDGEVVVDLKQDEIKKIQDSLK encoded by the coding sequence TTGAAAAAGGTTTTAACATTATTAGTTGCATTAGTTGTATTATTAGCAGCATGTGGAGATAAGAAAGATGATAAAAAAGTAACGATAGGTATTGCATCGAATGATACGGCAGTTTGGGATAAAGTGAAAGAACTGGCGAAAAAAGATGGTATAGATATCGAAATTAAACAATTCTCAGATTACAATGTGCCAAATAAAGCTTTGTCAGATGGAGACATTGATTTAAACTCATTCCAACACTTTGCTTTCTTAGATCAATTTGAAAAAGCAAATAAAGGTACAGATATTACACCTATTAGAACAACAGTATTTGCGCCTTTAGGCATTTACTCTAAAAAAGTGAAGAACATCAAAGATTTAAAAGAAGGTGCGAAAGTAGTTATTCCTAATGACGTGTCTAACCAAGCAAGAGCGCTTAAATTATTAGAAAAAGCAGGCTACATTAAATTAGATAAAGACTTTGGTTTAGATGGTGGCCCTAAAAATATAATTGAAAATAAAAAGAAACTTGATATTAAAGCAGTAGATGCACAACAAACAGCTAGAGCGATAGATGAAGTCGATATTTCAATTATCAACAACGGTGTAGCATCAAAAGCAGGATTAGATCCTAAGAAAGATCCAATCTATTTAGAAGATCCAGATGCTAATGCAGCGAAACCTTATATTAATTTCATAGCTGCAAATACAAAAGATAAAGACAATAAAACATATAAGAAAATTGCAGACTTATATCATTCAGAAGAAGCGAAAGATGCTTTGAAAGAAGATACGAAAGACGGAGAAGTAGTTGTAGACTTAAAACAAGATGAAATTAAGAAAATTCAAGACTCATTAAAATAA
- a CDS encoding helix-turn-helix transcriptional regulator encodes MLNDSQLKIYQSLDIDSEFNIGLLILYIIEGSSKILINGQMKKYEANEFIIINDLQRYEIKSDKNTIIASLYISREELDAFYNFKKKYFINTEKLDSKLLKINMIDLITCYVNPTSKNLDNIIEQIHQLMTTLHEYRILDDKYNLSEDIDVRKGFDYMYAHCKEKLYFSDVARNGLLTERNLSKKIREVTGLRYSELLKMIRLSHCTFDLMYTKKCLAQIASENGYANEGVLIDLFRKRYGITPARFRKQMMHDTYYTFHHKHAIQLKNFDKIHNRLKQLANQNIGHVNINIREEDSWNDKIRTPNLLIYITNIETLTNYFQQTKLLSMRREMGQYNILFSYQLFKDICRSDFESNKRMHQMFSFILEHQFDISFEIKLSRSQNLVEYTTKLKRLLNYLTDCTYFYGPRTFKFYIDATYQQFDKISQIIKENLKDTIVTLVMNSQNNYLAKRMSHKMNDYKQITYKVHREIETSKNTATILKNNPSVKILYQPKIPNKIESLISIVKWSIKYGQDVSIIIDDTWIDSMIPSQNSHLLIKELQLNTESQYQFFELLLTLIRLRGEIVFYNGLILMTKYMSEYQIIVFPNMKAIKEVYQSINVTDLKLGDIEYRHQDIMIKSASIIKHQSNASENTYTKQERIYTKVGEKFIFQFYTSPDVIKHIYIKQKIN; translated from the coding sequence ATGTTGAATGATAGTCAATTGAAAATTTATCAATCATTAGATATTGATTCAGAGTTTAATATTGGTTTACTAATTCTATATATAATAGAAGGAAGTAGTAAAATATTAATTAATGGACAAATGAAGAAATATGAAGCAAATGAGTTTATTATCATTAATGATCTACAACGTTATGAAATAAAATCTGATAAAAATACTATAATTGCAAGTTTGTACATCTCAAGGGAAGAGTTGGACGCATTTTATAATTTTAAGAAAAAGTACTTTATCAATACTGAGAAGTTAGATAGCAAGTTACTTAAAATCAACATGATTGATTTAATTACTTGTTATGTTAATCCAACTTCTAAGAATCTGGATAATATCATAGAACAAATTCATCAACTTATGACGACATTACATGAGTATCGTATTTTAGATGACAAATATAACTTAAGTGAAGATATTGATGTAAGAAAAGGCTTCGATTATATGTATGCGCATTGCAAAGAGAAATTGTATTTTTCAGATGTAGCAAGAAACGGTTTATTAACTGAGCGGAACTTATCAAAGAAAATAAGAGAAGTAACGGGATTAAGATATTCTGAATTATTGAAAATGATTCGATTATCACACTGTACATTTGATTTAATGTACACCAAGAAATGTTTAGCACAAATTGCATCAGAGAATGGCTATGCCAATGAAGGTGTGTTAATTGATTTATTTAGAAAGAGGTATGGTATTACACCAGCAAGATTTAGAAAACAAATGATGCATGATACTTACTATACATTTCATCATAAACATGCGATTCAGTTAAAGAACTTCGATAAGATACATAATCGACTCAAACAACTTGCTAATCAAAACATTGGTCATGTAAATATTAATATTAGAGAAGAAGACAGTTGGAACGATAAGATACGAACACCAAACTTACTTATTTATATAACAAATATAGAAACGTTAACCAATTACTTTCAACAAACTAAGTTGTTATCGATGAGAAGAGAGATGGGTCAATACAATATACTGTTTTCTTATCAGTTATTTAAAGATATATGTCGCAGTGATTTTGAAAGTAACAAGCGCATGCATCAAATGTTCTCGTTTATATTGGAACACCAATTTGATATTTCATTTGAAATCAAATTAAGTAGGTCACAAAATTTAGTGGAATATACAACTAAACTAAAGAGGTTATTAAATTATTTAACAGATTGCACATATTTTTATGGACCACGCACATTTAAATTTTATATTGATGCAACGTACCAACAATTTGATAAAATTTCTCAAATCATAAAAGAAAATTTAAAAGATACTATTGTGACGTTAGTGATGAATAGTCAAAATAATTATCTCGCTAAACGCATGTCGCACAAAATGAATGATTATAAACAAATCACCTATAAAGTGCATCGAGAAATAGAAACCAGCAAAAATACAGCAACGATATTGAAGAATAATCCCTCTGTAAAAATCCTATATCAACCTAAAATCCCAAATAAAATCGAATCTTTAATATCCATAGTGAAATGGAGTATAAAATATGGCCAAGACGTCTCAATTATTATCGATGATACATGGATAGACAGTATGATACCTTCTCAAAACAGTCATCTCCTTATTAAAGAACTACAATTAAATACAGAAAGCCAATATCAATTTTTTGAATTACTCTTAACCTTAATAAGGTTAAGAGGTGAGATTGTCTTCTATAATGGTTTGATATTAATGACAAAGTACATGTCGGAGTACCAAATTATCGTATTTCCAAATATGAAGGCGATTAAAGAAGTTTATCAAAGTATTAATGTGACCGATTTGAAGTTAGGTGATATCGAGTATAGACATCAAGATATTATGATCAAGTCGGCGAGCATAATAAAGCATCAAAGTAATGCTTCAGAAAATACGTACACAAAGCAGGAAAGAATTTATACAAAAGTAGGAGAAAAGTTTATTTTTCAATTTTATACTTCTCCAGATGTGATTAAACATATTTATATTAAACAAAAAATTAATTAA
- a CDS encoding cation acetate symporter, with protein sequence MNPIVVIMFLIFVSITLLITYFASKRTQSTNDFYTAGGGLTGWQNGLAIAGDYLSAASFLGIAGAIALWGFDGFFYSIGYLTAYLIVLYIVAEPLRNLGKYTLADMIAARFELKKVRAMAAVSSITIVIFYMLAQLVGAGALIQLLFGIPYTVAVILVGIMMTIYVLFGGMTATSWVQMVKAVLLMIGTVIITFLVLLHFNFNISTMFGEMHNIKSSDFKGEFINPGSQGKPPLDNISLIIALLFGTAGLPHILMRFFTVKDAQTARSSVMWATWIIGIFYILTIFLGFGAAALLTREEIISANPAGNMAAPLLAEKLGGDFLMSFVSAVAFATILAVVAGLVLTGASAFAHDIYGQVIKKGKITEKEQMKAAKLASLTVSVVSIILALFAQNLNVAFLVSLAFCVAASANLPVIVYTIFWKRFNTQGAIVGIAVGLIVSLVLVILSPNVMNPDGSAFIAMAPIFPLSNPAIISVPAGFLAAFLGTFLGKSESEEKFREVQVKSATGISTSDISH encoded by the coding sequence ATGAATCCTATCGTCGTTATTATGTTTTTAATATTTGTGAGTATTACTTTATTGATTACATATTTCGCTTCGAAACGAACACAATCAACAAATGATTTCTATACAGCTGGTGGTGGTCTGACCGGTTGGCAAAATGGATTAGCGATAGCGGGAGATTATTTATCAGCGGCATCATTTTTAGGAATTGCAGGTGCAATTGCTTTATGGGGATTTGACGGTTTCTTCTATAGTATTGGTTATTTAACAGCATATTTAATCGTACTTTATATCGTTGCTGAACCTTTACGTAATCTTGGTAAATATACTTTAGCCGATATGATTGCTGCAAGATTTGAACTTAAAAAAGTTCGCGCAATGGCAGCAGTTTCTTCAATCACAATCGTTATCTTCTATATGTTAGCGCAACTTGTTGGTGCAGGTGCACTCATTCAATTATTATTTGGCATCCCGTATACAGTTGCTGTTATTCTAGTAGGTATTATGATGACGATTTATGTATTATTTGGTGGGATGACGGCTACAAGTTGGGTACAAATGGTTAAAGCTGTGCTACTGATGATTGGAACAGTGATTATTACATTTTTAGTTCTATTACACTTTAACTTTAATATTTCGACAATGTTCGGAGAAATGCACAATATTAAATCAAGTGATTTTAAAGGAGAGTTTATTAATCCAGGATCACAAGGTAAACCACCTTTAGATAATATATCACTGATTATCGCATTATTATTTGGTACAGCTGGGTTACCACATATCCTGATGCGTTTCTTCACAGTAAAAGATGCGCAAACAGCAAGATCTTCAGTAATGTGGGCAACTTGGATTATTGGTATATTTTATATTTTAACGATCTTCTTAGGATTTGGTGCTGCAGCATTATTAACGCGAGAAGAAATCATTTCAGCAAATCCTGCTGGGAATATGGCTGCACCACTATTAGCAGAAAAATTAGGCGGAGATTTCCTCATGTCCTTTGTATCAGCTGTTGCATTTGCGACGATATTAGCCGTAGTTGCAGGTCTCGTATTAACAGGCGCTTCGGCATTTGCACACGATATTTATGGACAAGTTATTAAAAAAGGGAAAATCACTGAAAAAGAACAAATGAAAGCAGCGAAATTAGCATCATTAACAGTATCTGTTGTTTCAATAATATTGGCATTGTTTGCACAGAATTTAAACGTCGCATTTCTAGTGTCATTAGCCTTCTGTGTTGCAGCAAGTGCGAATCTACCAGTCATTGTGTATACAATATTCTGGAAGAGATTTAATACACAAGGTGCGATAGTCGGGATAGCTGTTGGTTTAATCGTTTCATTAGTACTCGTTATATTGAGTCCAAATGTTATGAATCCTGATGGTAGTGCATTTATAGCAATGGCACCAATATTCCCACTATCAAATCCTGCAATTATATCTGTACCCGCAGGATTCTTGGCAGCATTCTTAGGAACATTCCTTGGAAAATCAGAATCTGAAGAAAAATTCAGAGAAGTACAAGTAAAATCAGCAACAGGCATTTCTACTTCAGATATTTCACATTAA
- a CDS encoding transcriptional regulator, SarA/Rot family, whose translation MDKHINALLNLHCMNIYTKQMLKKGFELNVHHLKVLKYIDVHHEQEIFTTQEFKRLLQINQTMITHVISYLHDLGYYKKERSKTDERKVHIIVETRHKIKIKQLFQEVNQAFQLEFEDKVITYNKENLIGDMVSSYNIISSLNHFVNDKRDLNIDHVMILLYLYQSNNELCTLKELENKFNWDIVKINKTIKKLAKMNYIFKERNRIDERVVLVSINKDVEVEVKNVIDEVVDEYYENIEECPVAMVK comes from the coding sequence ATGGACAAACACATAAACGCATTATTAAATCTACATTGTATGAATATATATACGAAGCAAATGCTTAAAAAAGGTTTTGAATTAAATGTGCATCATTTGAAAGTTTTGAAATATATCGATGTGCATCACGAACAAGAGATATTTACGACTCAAGAATTTAAAAGATTACTTCAAATAAACCAAACGATGATTACACATGTCATTTCATATTTACACGATTTGGGATACTATAAAAAAGAGCGTTCAAAAACTGACGAAAGAAAAGTACATATAATAGTAGAAACTCGTCACAAAATAAAAATAAAGCAATTATTTCAAGAGGTTAATCAAGCATTTCAACTTGAATTTGAAGACAAAGTCATCACGTATAACAAAGAAAATTTAATAGGTGATATGGTTAGCAGTTATAATATCATTTCATCATTAAATCATTTCGTGAACGATAAACGAGATTTAAATATAGATCATGTCATGATATTACTTTATTTATATCAATCAAATAATGAACTATGTACTTTGAAAGAACTTGAAAATAAATTCAACTGGGATATTGTGAAAATCAATAAAACGATTAAAAAGTTGGCAAAGATGAATTACATCTTTAAAGAGAGAAATAGAATAGATGAAAGGGTCGTATTAGTTTCTATAAATAAAGATGTTGAAGTAGAAGTTAAAAATGTTATTGATGAAGTGGTTGATGAATATTATGAAAACATAGAAGAATGTCCAGTTGCTATGGTAAAATAA